One Mesorhizobium sp. J428 DNA segment encodes these proteins:
- the ftsE gene encoding cell division ATP-binding protein FtsE produces MIRFENVGLRYGMGPEILRDITFHIPPKSFQFLSGPSGAGKTTLLRLLFMSLKPTRGLITVFGKDRAGIAQRDLPALRRRIGIVFQDFRLLDHMTTYENVALPLRVRGKEEMSYRSDVIELLKWVGLGERMHVLPPVLSGGEKQRAAIARALIEQPEMLLADEPTGNVDPPLARRLLRLFIELNRSGTAVVIATHDLALMDQVDARRMILANGRLDIHD; encoded by the coding sequence TTGATCCGTTTCGAGAATGTCGGCCTGCGCTATGGAATGGGACCGGAGATCCTCCGCGACATCACGTTCCATATCCCGCCGAAGTCGTTCCAGTTCCTCAGCGGTCCCTCCGGCGCGGGGAAGACCACCTTGCTGCGCCTGCTGTTCATGTCGCTGAAGCCGACGCGCGGGCTCATCACCGTCTTCGGCAAGGACCGCGCCGGCATCGCCCAGCGCGACCTGCCCGCGCTGCGCCGGCGCATCGGCATCGTCTTCCAGGATTTCCGCCTGCTCGACCACATGACGACCTATGAGAACGTCGCGCTGCCGCTGCGCGTGCGCGGCAAGGAGGAGATGTCCTACCGCAGCGACGTCATCGAGCTGCTCAAATGGGTCGGGCTCGGCGAGCGCATGCATGTGCTGCCGCCCGTGCTCTCCGGCGGCGAAAAGCAGCGCGCCGCGATCGCCCGCGCGCTGATCGAGCAGCCGGAGATGCTGCTCGCCGACGAGCCGACCGGCAATGTCGATCCGCCGCTCGCCCGCCGCCTGCTGCGCCTCTTCATCGAGCTCAACCGCTCCGGCACCGCCGTCGTCATCGCCACCCACGACCTGGCGCTGATGGACCAGGTCGACGCCCGGCGGATGATCCTCGCCAACGGACGGCTGGACATCCATGACTGA
- a CDS encoding DUF2125 domain-containing protein, giving the protein MTSSDHNANSTAAAQRGMSRRFAWFAFAIVAAIGLYTAGWFYAAQRLETAVAQAIGDARGRGAEADCTKAQARGYPFRIGLFCDGIAYSDRRSGIAVSGTGLRSAAQIYQPTRVVGELDTISIDLARAGLELDLSDIRYSTHFARPLPEILSVAGTGLSAAEIAGSKLAGASQAQFHMRPRGADIDLAGTVSALRIEPSADIPPNLPPIDGEWDVTLSDGIARLRQGSDSLRGVAGEIRALTARSGKAGIGLSGPVAVDQDGLVDADLTVAISDPAALVAILRKAFPAMRPQLGQAEVLLTAMGDSPRLPLSISKGEMRMGFFSIGRIPPLD; this is encoded by the coding sequence ATGACGTCAAGCGACCACAACGCCAACAGCACCGCCGCCGCGCAACGAGGCATGAGCCGGCGTTTCGCCTGGTTCGCCTTCGCCATCGTGGCGGCGATCGGCCTCTACACGGCCGGCTGGTTCTACGCCGCCCAGCGCCTCGAGACGGCGGTGGCGCAGGCGATCGGTGATGCGCGCGGGCGCGGGGCGGAGGCCGACTGCACCAAGGCCCAGGCCCGCGGCTACCCCTTCCGCATCGGCCTGTTCTGCGACGGCATCGCCTATTCCGACCGCCGCTCGGGCATCGCGGTCTCGGGCACCGGCCTGCGCAGCGCAGCGCAGATCTATCAGCCGACGCGGGTCGTCGGCGAGCTCGACACGATCTCGATCGATCTCGCCCGCGCGGGGCTCGAGCTCGACCTGTCCGACATCCGTTATTCGACCCATTTTGCGCGCCCCCTGCCCGAGATCCTCTCGGTTGCCGGCACCGGCCTGTCGGCGGCGGAGATTGCCGGCAGCAAGCTGGCCGGGGCCTCCCAGGCGCAGTTCCACATGCGCCCGCGCGGCGCCGACATCGACCTCGCCGGCACCGTCTCCGCCCTCCGCATCGAGCCTTCGGCGGACATTCCTCCCAACCTGCCGCCGATCGACGGCGAATGGGACGTCACGCTCAGCGACGGGATCGCGCGCCTGCGCCAGGGTTCCGACAGCCTGCGCGGCGTGGCGGGCGAGATCCGCGCCCTGACGGCGCGCTCGGGCAAGGCGGGCATCGGCCTAAGCGGGCCCGTCGCCGTCGATCAAGACGGGCTGGTCGACGCCGACCTGACGGTCGCGATCTCCGATCCCGCGGCCCTCGTGGCGATCCTGCGCAAGGCGTTTCCGGCCATGCGACCGCAGCTCGGCCAGGCCGAGGTGCTCTTGACCGCGATGGGCGACAGCCCACGCCTGCCGCTCTCCATCTCGAAGGGCGAGATGCGCATGGGCTTCTTCTCGATCGGCCGCATCCCGCCGCTCGACTGA
- a CDS encoding 1-acyl-sn-glycerol-3-phosphate acyltransferase — translation MTVIRSVVFNAAFYLNLIVQMILWTPIYFLSPRKFAWFVPRFWSRSSLWLQRWLAGTKSHITGTENLPEGPFILAPKHQSFWDTIAFFPYLDDPLYILKRELTWIPFFGWYIQKMRMIPVDRGKRSVALKAVIAATNKEMARNPRQLIIYPEGTRRPPGDVPDYKHGIVELYAGLNLPVVPVAHMAGLYWPRRKFLRHSGTIVARFLPPIPAGLSKAEFRRRLISETEAACDAILVETATGPNPPPLPPTAQRRLQELGVALPAQG, via the coding sequence ATGACCGTCATCCGCTCCGTCGTTTTCAACGCCGCGTTCTATCTGAACCTGATCGTCCAGATGATCCTGTGGACGCCGATCTACTTCCTGTCGCCGCGCAAGTTCGCCTGGTTCGTGCCGCGGTTCTGGTCGCGCTCCAGCCTGTGGCTGCAACGCTGGCTCGCCGGCACGAAGTCGCATATCACCGGCACGGAGAACCTGCCCGAGGGGCCGTTCATCCTCGCGCCGAAGCACCAGTCCTTCTGGGACACGATCGCCTTCTTCCCCTATCTCGACGACCCGCTCTACATCCTCAAGCGCGAGCTGACCTGGATCCCCTTCTTCGGCTGGTACATCCAGAAGATGCGGATGATCCCGGTCGACCGCGGCAAGCGCTCGGTCGCACTGAAGGCGGTCATCGCCGCCACCAACAAGGAAATGGCGCGCAACCCGCGCCAGCTCATCATCTATCCGGAAGGCACCCGCCGGCCGCCCGGCGACGTGCCGGACTACAAGCACGGCATCGTCGAGCTCTATGCCGGGTTGAACCTGCCCGTCGTGCCCGTGGCGCATATGGCGGGCCTCTACTGGCCGAGGCGCAAGTTCCTGCGCCACTCCGGCACGATCGTCGCCCGTTTCCTGCCACCGATCCCGGCGGGCCTCTCGAAGGCCGAGTTTCGCCGCCGGCTGATCAGCGAGACCGAGGCTGCCTGCGACGCGATCCTGGTCGAGACCGCGACCGGCCCGAACCCGCCGCCGCTGCCGCCCACCGCGCAGCGCCGGCTGCAGGAGCTCGGCGTCGCCCTTCCCGCTCAGGGCTGA
- a CDS encoding YdcF family protein, with protein sequence MKGHSEQGPHAAIVTKSARRGPWFFVRWLAAGTFGLCLLFLLGFATFASHIGSLTAPSNVRAADAIIVVTGGQSRIDAAVDLLRSGKGKRLLISGVNPMAKREDLRAATGGDRGLFACCVDIDHAALDTIGNAEESAKWVRGHAYGSVILVTNNYHMPRTMLEMRRLLDHEDLQPYPVVNTRLDGGGWLTKPKALRVLFTEYTKYLAALARGAFPAPATHGDVEMVNARTAN encoded by the coding sequence ATGAAGGGGCATTCCGAACAGGGCCCGCACGCCGCCATCGTGACGAAGAGCGCGCGGCGCGGCCCATGGTTTTTTGTGCGCTGGCTCGCGGCCGGCACGTTCGGCTTGTGCCTGCTTTTCCTGCTCGGCTTCGCCACCTTCGCCAGCCATATCGGCAGCCTCACGGCCCCCAGTAACGTGCGCGCCGCCGACGCCATCATCGTCGTGACCGGCGGACAGTCGCGCATCGACGCCGCGGTCGACCTGCTCAGGAGCGGCAAGGGCAAGCGGCTGCTGATCAGCGGCGTCAACCCGATGGCGAAGCGCGAAGACCTGCGCGCGGCCACCGGCGGCGACCGCGGCCTGTTCGCCTGCTGCGTCGACATCGACCACGCCGCGCTCGACACGATCGGCAACGCCGAGGAAAGCGCCAAATGGGTGCGCGGCCACGCCTATGGCAGCGTCATCCTCGTCACCAACAACTACCACATGCCACGCACCATGCTGGAAATGCGCCGGCTACTCGACCACGAGGACCTGCAGCCCTATCCGGTGGTGAACACCCGCCTCGACGGCGGCGGCTGGCTGACAAAGCCCAAGGCGCTGCGCGTCCTGTTCACCGAATACACCAAATACCTCGCCGCCCTGGCGCGCGGCGCCTTCCCCGCCCCCGCCACGCATGGCGACGTCGAGATGGTCAACGCGCGGACCGCGAACTGA
- a CDS encoding ABC transporter permease, with amino-acid sequence MTDPVAVKVAQARPEAAPRKMQPIVPAGTVAGNALVLVIAIMTFLSCLTLGAVTLVRDTASMWQSQISREATIQVKPADGLDMEAALVTVQEIVREFPGVREARIVDREATARLLSPWLDEGLDLDELPVPRLVIVTIDESAPPDFAAIRAALAQEVPAAKLDDHRTWIDRLISMARTTVAIGIATLGLILAATVLTVVFATRGAMAGNGQIIEVLHFVGAEASFIASEFRRHFLLIGAKGAAAGGLAAILVFIAFGWWSSRNMATPEADQAAALFGNFAIGLAGYLGVAVIVGLVAVLTAATSQVTVVSYLHDIDVPGRSEM; translated from the coding sequence ATGACTGATCCCGTCGCCGTGAAGGTCGCCCAGGCCAGGCCGGAAGCCGCGCCGCGCAAGATGCAGCCGATCGTGCCGGCCGGCACCGTCGCCGGCAACGCGCTGGTTCTGGTCATCGCGATCATGACCTTCCTGTCCTGCCTCACGCTCGGCGCCGTCACGCTTGTGCGCGACACCGCCTCGATGTGGCAGAGCCAGATCTCGCGGGAGGCGACGATCCAGGTCAAGCCGGCCGATGGGCTGGACATGGAGGCCGCGCTCGTGACCGTGCAGGAGATCGTCCGCGAATTTCCGGGCGTGCGGGAGGCCCGCATCGTCGACCGCGAGGCGACGGCCCGCCTTTTGTCGCCCTGGCTCGACGAAGGGCTCGATCTCGACGAGCTGCCGGTGCCGCGGCTGGTGATCGTGACCATCGACGAGAGCGCGCCGCCCGATTTCGCCGCGATCCGCGCCGCGCTCGCCCAGGAGGTGCCCGCCGCCAAGCTCGACGACCACCGCACCTGGATCGACCGGCTCATCTCGATGGCGCGCACCACCGTCGCCATCGGCATCGCGACGCTGGGGCTGATCCTCGCCGCCACCGTGCTGACCGTCGTCTTCGCCACCCGCGGCGCCATGGCCGGCAACGGCCAGATCATCGAGGTGCTGCATTTCGTCGGCGCGGAGGCGAGCTTCATCGCCAGCGAGTTCCGCCGCCATTTCCTGCTGATCGGCGCCAAGGGCGCGGCCGCCGGCGGCTTGGCGGCGATCCTGGTCTTCATCGCCTTCGGCTGGTGGTCCTCCCGCAACATGGCGACGCCGGAGGCCGACCAGGCCGCTGCCCTGTTCGGCAATTTCGCCATCGGCCTCGCCGGCTATCTCGGCGTCGCCGTCATCGTCGGACTGGTCGCCGTGCTCACCGCCGCCACTTCCCAGGTCACGGTCGTGTCCTATCTGCATGACATAGACGTGCCCGGACGGAGCGAGATGTGA
- the hpt gene encoding hypoxanthine phosphoribosyltransferase has product MPIVRGKEIEVLFSASAIARRNLELAKDIAAHEYQDLLVISVLKGSFIFAADLIRAMHDVGLAPEVEFIFISSYGAGTTSGEVRVLRDIDNDVSGRDVLLIDDILESGKTLSFARKLMLERGAKSCSIAVLLDKRMRRQIKLDADYVGFDCPDHFVVGYGMDVAHAFRELPFVGIVKGEA; this is encoded by the coding sequence ATGCCAATCGTTCGCGGCAAGGAGATCGAAGTCCTGTTCAGCGCATCGGCGATCGCCCGGCGCAATCTGGAGCTCGCCAAGGACATCGCTGCCCATGAGTATCAGGACCTGCTGGTCATTTCCGTACTCAAGGGCTCCTTCATCTTCGCGGCCGACCTGATCCGCGCCATGCACGATGTCGGCCTGGCGCCCGAGGTCGAGTTCATCTTCATCTCCAGCTACGGCGCCGGCACCACCAGCGGCGAGGTGCGCGTGCTGCGCGACATCGACAACGACGTGTCTGGCCGCGACGTGCTTTTGATCGACGACATCCTCGAATCAGGCAAGACGCTGTCGTTCGCCCGCAAGCTGATGCTCGAGCGCGGCGCGAAGAGCTGCTCGATCGCCGTATTGCTGGACAAGCGGATGCGCCGGCAGATCAAGCTCGACGCGGATTATGTCGGCTTCGATTGCCCCGATCATTTCGTGGTGGGCTACGGCATGGACGTGGCGCACGCCTTCCGCGAACTGCCCTTTGTCGGCATCGTCAAGGGAGAGGCCTGA
- a CDS encoding superoxide dismutase family protein, with the protein MRRDIIAAAALCLATPVFAQEMSATAKMAGADGADAGTVTFTQTKSGVLHIIVEMTNLAPGSHGLHIHEKGACDAAGGFESAGGHYAGGKEHGINNENGPHAGDLPNVHVGENGVLKAEFFTTQLSLGEGGTNPLLDSDGSAVILHAEPDDYASAPAGHAGNRIACGVIEQPS; encoded by the coding sequence ATGAGACGAGACATCATTGCTGCAGCCGCCCTCTGCCTCGCCACCCCCGTCTTCGCGCAGGAGATGTCTGCGACGGCGAAGATGGCTGGGGCGGACGGGGCCGATGCGGGCACTGTCACCTTCACGCAGACCAAGTCCGGCGTGCTGCATATCATCGTCGAGATGACCAATCTCGCGCCCGGCTCGCATGGCCTGCACATCCATGAGAAAGGCGCCTGCGATGCGGCCGGCGGCTTCGAAAGCGCGGGCGGGCACTATGCGGGCGGCAAGGAGCACGGGATCAACAACGAGAACGGGCCGCATGCCGGCGACCTGCCGAACGTCCATGTCGGCGAGAACGGCGTGCTGAAGGCGGAGTTCTTCACCACGCAGCTTTCGCTCGGCGAGGGCGGCACCAATCCGCTGCTGGATAGCGACGGCTCGGCAGTGATCCTGCACGCCGAGCCCGACGACTATGCGAGCGCTCCCGCCGGCCATGCCGGCAACCGGATCGCCTGCGGCGTGATCGAGCAGCCGTCCTGA
- a CDS encoding TIGR02302 family protein produces the protein MAGSKARDDRPEANAGMLGRLARTRMWTTASMALERFWPLVLPLLVVASLFLSLSWFGVFRLMPDWLRIGTAAVFGLAALAALYPLRFFRWPERASVDRRIERANELEHTPVLVQADRLTGSSDGFAEALWREHQKRMAAKLGHLSSDLPRTGVPERDPWGLRAVALLLLVTAFAFSAGPFGGRISDAFHAAPGAPPVPPRIDAWVTPPPYTGKPPIFLTADANRQTDLFEAPEGSDLTLRVTGGSGEETLSYSPLDGDTLDIAPQGEAASPQAQRAGVRQFAGKLTTDGLLMLKSGDTEIGSWAFQIKPDTAPAISFIGEPKRALNGTLELAYQIQDDYGAVSGKAGFEMLEPQAPDARPLYGEPEMPLALPRKGAKDGAAKTSRDLTEHVWAGVPVRVKLTATDASGQVAMSEEKEFRMPERPFTNPLARALVEQRRVLALDANRRDRVLDLMEGVMLRPDETITNPSHWLALNSVFSRLKQARTDDDLRGVADYLWQIALAVEDGDLSAAERRLRQAQEALKNALENNASDEEIEKLMNELRAAMQDFLREFAERAQRDPNMAQQMPQNGQELRQSDLEKLMDQIEELAKSGAKDQARDLLSQLQDMMNNLQAGRQQRQQGQGQQSEMRQQMDKLGELMRRQQEMMNETHRLDQMQRGQRQRGQDRGEQQGQEGQQGEQQQGQGGQMSPEELAEALRQMQQGQGQLRGDLGEILKGLEGMGIQPGEGFGEAGEAMDGAGQALGEAQGEQAVGEQGRALEALRKGAQDMMQQMQQAMQGEQGGSEEGGRQQSSDRDPLGRPRATTGPDFGDTVKVPDEIDVQRAREILDAIRKRLGNALSPEIERDYLERLLQMR, from the coding sequence ATGGCGGGCAGCAAGGCGCGAGACGATCGACCCGAAGCGAATGCCGGCATGCTCGGCCGCCTCGCCCGCACGCGCATGTGGACGACGGCGTCGATGGCGCTCGAGCGCTTCTGGCCGCTGGTCCTGCCGCTCCTCGTCGTCGCCAGCCTGTTCCTGAGCCTGTCCTGGTTCGGCGTCTTCCGCCTGATGCCGGACTGGCTACGGATCGGCACGGCGGCCGTCTTCGGTCTCGCCGCGCTGGCCGCCCTCTATCCGCTGCGCTTCTTCCGCTGGCCGGAGCGCGCCTCGGTCGACCGCCGCATCGAGCGCGCCAACGAGCTGGAGCATACGCCCGTCCTCGTCCAGGCCGACAGGCTGACCGGCTCGTCCGACGGCTTCGCCGAGGCGCTGTGGCGCGAGCACCAGAAGCGCATGGCCGCGAAGCTCGGCCATCTGTCGAGCGACCTGCCCCGCACCGGCGTGCCGGAGCGCGATCCATGGGGCCTGCGCGCCGTCGCACTGCTTCTCCTGGTGACGGCCTTCGCCTTCTCGGCCGGCCCGTTCGGCGGCCGGATCTCGGACGCCTTCCATGCCGCGCCCGGCGCACCGCCGGTCCCGCCGCGCATCGATGCCTGGGTGACGCCGCCGCCCTATACCGGCAAGCCGCCGATCTTCCTCACCGCCGACGCCAACCGCCAGACGGACCTGTTCGAGGCGCCGGAAGGCAGCGACCTCACGTTGCGCGTGACCGGCGGCAGCGGCGAGGAGACCTTGAGCTACTCGCCGCTCGACGGCGACACGCTCGACATCGCCCCGCAGGGCGAGGCGGCGTCGCCGCAGGCGCAGCGGGCCGGCGTGCGGCAGTTCGCCGGCAAGCTGACGACGGACGGCCTGCTGATGCTGAAGTCCGGCGACACCGAGATCGGCAGCTGGGCGTTCCAGATCAAGCCGGACACAGCGCCGGCCATCTCCTTCATCGGCGAGCCCAAGCGGGCGCTGAACGGCACGCTGGAGCTCGCCTACCAGATCCAGGACGACTACGGCGCGGTGTCCGGCAAGGCCGGCTTCGAAATGCTGGAGCCGCAGGCGCCCGACGCCCGGCCGCTCTACGGCGAGCCGGAGATGCCGCTCGCCTTGCCCCGCAAGGGCGCGAAGGACGGCGCCGCCAAGACATCCCGCGACCTCACCGAACATGTCTGGGCAGGCGTCCCGGTGCGGGTGAAGCTCACCGCCACCGACGCCTCCGGACAGGTCGCGATGAGCGAGGAGAAGGAGTTCCGCATGCCGGAGCGCCCCTTCACCAATCCGCTCGCCCGGGCGCTGGTGGAGCAGCGGCGCGTGCTCGCGCTCGACGCCAACCGCAGGGACCGCGTTCTCGACCTGATGGAGGGCGTGATGCTGCGCCCGGACGAGACGATCACCAACCCGTCCCACTGGCTCGCCCTGAACAGCGTCTTCTCCCGCCTGAAGCAGGCAAGGACCGACGACGACCTGCGTGGCGTCGCCGACTATCTCTGGCAGATCGCGCTCGCGGTCGAGGACGGCGACCTGTCCGCCGCCGAGCGCCGGCTGCGCCAGGCGCAGGAGGCGCTGAAGAACGCGCTGGAGAACAATGCCAGCGACGAGGAGATCGAGAAGCTGATGAACGAACTGCGCGCGGCGATGCAGGACTTCCTGCGCGAATTCGCCGAGCGCGCCCAGCGCGACCCGAACATGGCGCAGCAGATGCCGCAGAACGGCCAGGAGCTGCGCCAGAGCGACCTCGAGAAGCTGATGGACCAGATCGAGGAACTCGCCAAATCAGGCGCGAAGGATCAGGCGCGAGATCTCCTGTCGCAGCTGCAGGACATGATGAACAACCTGCAGGCCGGCCGCCAGCAAAGGCAGCAGGGTCAGGGCCAGCAGAGCGAGATGCGCCAGCAGATGGACAAGCTCGGCGAGCTGATGCGGCGCCAGCAGGAAATGATGAACGAGACCCACCGCCTCGACCAGATGCAGCGCGGCCAGCGCCAGCGCGGTCAGGATCGCGGCGAGCAGCAGGGCCAGGAAGGTCAGCAGGGCGAACAGCAGCAGGGCCAGGGCGGCCAGATGTCGCCCGAGGAGCTGGCCGAGGCGCTGCGGCAGATGCAACAGGGCCAAGGCCAGCTGCGCGGCGATCTCGGCGAAATCCTCAAGGGCCTCGAAGGCATGGGCATCCAGCCCGGCGAAGGCTTCGGCGAGGCCGGCGAGGCGATGGACGGCGCCGGCCAGGCGCTGGGCGAGGCGCAAGGCGAGCAGGCCGTGGGCGAACAGGGCCGCGCGCTGGAGGCGCTGCGCAAGGGCGCGCAGGACATGATGCAGCAGATGCAGCAGGCCATGCAGGGCGAACAGGGCGGCAGCGAGGAAGGCGGCCGCCAGCAAAGCTCGGACCGCGACCCGCTCGGCCGGCCGCGCGCCACCACCGGCCCGGATTTCGGCGATACGGTGAAGGTGCCCGACGAGATCGACGTGCAGCGCGCCCGCGAGATCCTCGACGCCATCCGCAAGCGGCTGGGCAACGCCCTCAGCCCCGAGATCGAGCGCGACTACCTCGAGCGCCTGCTGCAGATGCGGTAG
- a CDS encoding response regulator, producing MARLLVVEDDESVRQLAARALQREGHQVEVACDGEEGLARIVQAGGDYDLVVSDIRMPVLDGIEMSHKAAARFPDIKIMLVTGYADQRERAAELEGVVVDVLLKPFTLASIRDVVAKNLARVRA from the coding sequence ATGGCACGGCTTCTGGTGGTGGAAGACGACGAATCGGTGCGCCAGCTGGCGGCCCGCGCCCTGCAGCGCGAAGGCCATCAGGTCGAGGTGGCCTGCGACGGCGAGGAGGGGCTGGCGAGGATCGTCCAGGCGGGCGGCGACTACGACCTCGTCGTGTCGGACATCCGCATGCCGGTGCTGGACGGGATCGAAATGTCGCACAAAGCCGCGGCGCGCTTCCCCGACATCAAGATCATGCTGGTGACCGGCTATGCCGACCAGCGCGAGCGCGCGGCGGAGCTGGAAGGCGTGGTGGTGGACGTGCTGCTCAAGCCGTTCACGCTCGCCTCGATCCGCGACGTGGTGGCAAAGAACCTGGCGCGGGTCAGGGCCTGA
- a CDS encoding gamma-glutamylcyclotransferase, with the protein MGDFWVFGYGSLMWRPGFAHVETQRARLHGYRRALCVTSHVHRGTPERPGLVLGLDRGGSCLGLAFRVPGDLRDEVVGYLRARELVTLVYLERLLPVRLDGGGTVPALTYIVDRAHEQYAGALDVDEAARRVSGAVGLSGANEEYVLNTVAHLKALGIRDHWLDGVAERLVPPQP; encoded by the coding sequence ATGGGCGATTTTTGGGTGTTTGGCTACGGGTCGCTGATGTGGCGGCCCGGCTTCGCGCATGTGGAGACGCAGCGGGCGCGGCTGCACGGCTATCGCCGAGCGCTCTGCGTCACCTCGCATGTCCACCGGGGCACGCCGGAGCGGCCCGGCCTCGTGCTGGGGCTTGACCGCGGCGGTTCCTGCCTCGGGCTCGCCTTTCGCGTGCCCGGCGACCTGCGGGACGAGGTGGTGGGCTATCTGCGCGCGCGCGAGCTGGTGACGCTGGTCTATCTGGAGCGGCTGCTGCCGGTGCGGCTCGACGGCGGCGGGACCGTGCCGGCGCTGACCTATATCGTGGATCGCGCGCACGAGCAGTATGCAGGCGCGCTGGACGTGGACGAGGCGGCGCGGCGCGTGTCGGGCGCGGTCGGCCTGTCGGGGGCAAACGAGGAATATGTGCTCAACACCGTCGCGCATCTCAAGGCGCTCGGTATCCGTGACCACTGGCTGGACGGCGTGGCGGAGCGGCTGGTTCCGCCTCAGCCCTGA
- the lysA gene encoding diaminopimelate decarboxylase — protein sequence MNHFEYRDGVLHAEDVPLPEIAAAVGTPFYCYSTATLTRHFRVFSQAFASLDALVCYAMKANSNQAVLKTLAKLGSGADVVSEGELRRALAAGIPASKIMFSGVGKTAREMDFALSAGIHCFNVESEPELELLSARAVAAGKVAPVSVRINPDVDAKTHRKIATGKAENKFGIPWQRAREVYARVRDLPGVRAAGIDMHIGSQITELKPFDDAFALLAELVGTLRADGHDIAHVDLGGGLGVPYRFDNDPPPLPDAYADIVRKHVTKLGVKVIFEPGRLIVANAGILVSEVIYLKEGDAKNFLIVDAAMNDLIRPTLYDAYHDIRPVVEQPAEAPRLTVDVVGPVCETGDYLGHDRNLPRLAAGDLIAVGTAGAYGAVQASTYNTRLLVPEVLVDGDRFHIVRPRQTYEDLIGQDSLPDWL from the coding sequence GTGAACCATTTCGAGTATCGCGACGGCGTCCTCCACGCCGAGGACGTGCCTCTGCCCGAGATCGCGGCAGCCGTCGGCACGCCGTTCTACTGCTATTCCACCGCCACGCTGACCCGGCATTTCCGCGTCTTCAGCCAAGCCTTCGCCAGCCTCGACGCGCTGGTCTGCTACGCGATGAAGGCCAACTCCAACCAGGCGGTGCTGAAGACGCTGGCCAAGCTCGGCTCCGGCGCCGATGTCGTGTCGGAAGGCGAGCTGCGCCGCGCGCTTGCCGCCGGCATCCCGGCCTCGAAGATCATGTTCTCCGGCGTCGGCAAGACCGCCCGCGAGATGGACTTTGCCCTTTCCGCCGGCATCCACTGCTTCAACGTCGAATCCGAGCCCGAGCTGGAGCTGCTCTCCGCGCGCGCGGTCGCCGCCGGCAAGGTGGCGCCCGTCTCGGTGCGCATCAATCCCGACGTGGATGCCAAGACGCATCGCAAGATCGCGACCGGCAAGGCCGAGAACAAGTTCGGCATTCCGTGGCAGCGCGCCCGCGAGGTCTACGCCCGCGTCCGCGACCTGCCCGGCGTGCGCGCCGCCGGCATCGACATGCATATCGGCTCGCAGATCACCGAGCTGAAGCCCTTCGACGACGCCTTCGCGCTGCTGGCCGAGCTCGTCGGCACGCTCCGCGCGGACGGCCACGACATCGCCCATGTCGATCTCGGCGGCGGGCTGGGCGTACCCTACCGCTTCGACAACGACCCCCCGCCGCTGCCCGACGCCTATGCCGACATCGTGCGCAAGCATGTAACCAAGCTTGGCGTGAAGGTGATCTTCGAGCCCGGCCGGCTCATCGTCGCCAATGCCGGCATCCTCGTCTCCGAGGTGATCTACCTCAAGGAAGGCGACGCGAAGAACTTCCTCATCGTCGACGCCGCGATGAACGACCTCATCCGCCCGACACTCTACGATGCCTACCACGACATCCGCCCGGTGGTGGAGCAGCCGGCCGAAGCGCCGCGGCTCACCGTCGATGTCGTCGGCCCGGTCTGCGAGACGGGCGATTATCTCGGCCACGACCGCAACCTGCCGCGCCTTGCAGCCGGAGACCTCATCGCCGTGGGCACGGCGGGCGCCTATGGTGCGGTACAGGCGAGCACCTACAACACCCGCCTGCTCGTGCCCGAAGTGCTGGTCGACGGCGACCGCTTCCACATCGTGCGCCCGCGCCAGACCTACGAGGACCTGATCGGCCAGGACAGCTTGCCGGACTGGCTCTGA
- a CDS encoding lipoprotein, with amino-acid sequence MTTSRLILSTVLILAVVGVSACGRRAPLDRPVDVRHEQEKEAARKAGRPEPQKPSTETPERPFILDGLID; translated from the coding sequence ATGACCACATCCCGCCTGATCCTCTCCACGGTGCTGATCCTCGCCGTCGTCGGCGTGTCGGCCTGCGGCCGTCGCGCGCCGCTCGACCGGCCGGTCGACGTCCGGCACGAGCAGGAGAAGGAAGCGGCGCGGAAGGCGGGCCGCCCGGAGCCGCAGAAACCGTCGACCGAGACGCCCGAGCGGCCGTTCATCCTCGACGGCCTGATCGACTGA